The genomic segment CCGGCAACTGGACCGAAGCCTTCGGTCCAGAAGAAGCTCCAGAAGCCTTTCAGGCCTACTACATCTCCGCCTACATCAATGCGGTGGCGGCCGCGGGCAAGGTTGAGTATCCGCTTCCGATGTACGTGAACACGTGGCTGCGCGAGCGCAAGAACTTTGAGCGGCCCGGTGAAGCCTACCCTAGCGGCGGAGCCACCTCCAATGTTCTCGACCTGTGGAAAGCCAACACCCCATCGCTCGATGCCATCGCCCCGGATAATTACGTCCTTGACTACTCTGGATATCGCGACATTCTCCACAAGTACGGCCGCCCTGACAACCCGCTCTTCGTTCCCGAAACCATCTTCGGGCCGATGGCCGCTCGCTACTTCTTCTACGCTCTTGAAGCGCACTCGCTCTCCTTCGCTCCGTTCGGCATCGATGCCCAAGTTCCCCCCGAGTACGGGATCAAGCAGGAGGAGCTCTTCTCGGGCCTCGCCGCCGACTTCCATCTCATCGCTGCCGCCGTCTCTGAAATTGCCGAACTTCAGCAGAAGAATGCGATCAAGTGGCCGTCGAAGAAGACCAGATCACCGACCTCCGACTCACTTTCAGTCAGTTTGAATCCGTAGTCACCTTCGGAACTCCCAGACCCAGCTACGGAGGTCTCTTCGGAAGCGGCAACAAGAACAGGACCGGTCGTGCCATGGTGGCCGAACTCGGTCCGGACGAGTTCCTCATCTGCGGCTTCGACGCGCTGATCAACTTCCGTCCCAACCGCGGCTCCGAACTTCGCAAGGCCCAGTTCCTCTCCGCTGAAGAAGGCGAGTTCGTCGACGGCAAGTGGCAGTCCAGGCGCCTCATCAACGGCGATGAGACTTTTTTCGGGATCTCATTCCCCTCCGAAGGCAAGTGGGTCAAAGTGAAGCTGAAAGCCTACTGAAGAGAGAGCCGACTTGAGGAGGCTGCTGGTTTGCGGCCGGGCGGCTTGGTCGCAGGCTTCTCTTGCGCATGAACAAAGAGGGTGGGCTTCGCGCCGCCCCTTGTATCTCTGAATGAGCGGCAGTTTCGGTGAGACTGTTGCAGTGGGGGAGCCGAGGCATCGGCTCCCCCGCGGGCGGGCGGCTCCCGTACGTCCCCAGGTGATCGCTCACCGTCCCGGAGCATAGGGACCGCTGCCCAAGTCACGTACGACCGAACAGTCGCACGATCTCATTCGAACATACAAGGCAGGTTATCGTGACACAGATGGTTTGTGGCGTAGATGTTGCTTCCGAGTCCCTGGAAGTTCGCATTGGCCAGCAGGGTGCGGCAGGGTCTTTCCCCAACACCCCCGAAGGGATTATGGCGCTGGGCGCCTTTTGCCAGGCACATCAGGTTGAAATGGTGGCCATGGAAGCCACCGGCGGGTACGAACAACTGGCGTTTGCGCAGCTATCGGAACAAGGCCTTGCGGTGGCCATCGTGAACCCGCGCGCGGTGCGCCAGTTCGCTCAGAGCATGGGCTCACTGGAGAAGACCGATCGCATCGACGCCGCCATGATCGCCTGGTACGCCGAAGTGAAGAAGCCGCAGCCAGCCTGCCTGACGCCGCCCGGCCAGCAGCAGTTGCGGGCGCTGGTCACGCGTCTTCGCCAGCTGACCGATGTGCGTACGGCGCAACGCAACCAGCAGCGGTTGGTTACCGATCGCGCCGTGCAGGTTTCCTTCGCCAAGTTGCTGGCCTTCGTTGCCCGCCAGATCCGCGATCTGGAGCAGCGCATCGCCAGGCTGATCGAGCAGGACCCGCTGTGGCGGGAACTCAACCAGGCATTTCGCACCATCAAAGGCGTGGCCGACCGCACCGTGGCGCGGTTGATGGCGGAGATGCCGGAGATCGGCCTGCTGTCCAACAAGACCGTCTCCAAACTGGCCGGGCTGGCTCCTTTGGCCAACGACTCGGGAAAGCAGCAGGGCAAACGCGCGGTGCGGGGAGGACGCGCCGCGGTGCGCGACATCCTCTACCTCGTGGCTGGTGTGGCGGGCCGCTTCGAGCCGGACTTCACCGCCTTTCAGCAGCGCCTCCGCGCGGCCGGCAAGCCGCCCAAGGTCGTCCGCATTGCGCTCGCCCACAAGCTGCTGGTGCGGCTCAACGCCAAGGCCCGCGAGGTGCGCTGTCGGCTGGCGCTTCAGACCACTTCCTCCCGGGCTTGCGCCTGAACATGCTAATCTCCCACTCGCCGTAGCCGCTCGGTTGTGGGAAAGCGGGAAACGCGCTCTCTGCGTTTTCCGAGGCGCAGCGCGCCGTCTTTTCCAGCAACCCCTCCATGAACCCTTGACAAATCAGACAGTCGCTCCGGGGCTTCGGAGGTTTGTTAGGACAGCCTACCAATCTGTACAGAACGGGAGCGTTTCCCATGAAGATTTCTGAGAAGGTGGTCATAACCCTACCGATGAAGGCAATTTGGCAAGAGGATGGCTCCCCGATCACCGAACGAGTCGCCGACCTTTCTGCGCAACAAATCACGGAGCATCTGCGCTCTGGCCCGGTGAGATTTGTTGTTGCAGATGTGGGTAGGCCACTCAGATGGATCCCAGCGGGGACTTGTTTCGCGTTTTGGAAGACGGAGGTCAAGCACAACCTGTGCAGCTTCGAACGCCGGATGCCATTGGGCGCTTACCCTGAGTCAAGATGCTTCGTTGCATCGTTGTGGAAGGACATCGCTGAGCCTGCATCCGCTCACCCCATCATCCTGCTAGAGGAGCACCATTGATTTAAGTAGATTCCATTGGTTCTCGAGTTCTCGGCAGCTCGGACGTAATGCTGGCTTGAAGTTCGTCGGACGCAACCGCAGATCCCTCCCTGCGGTCGGGATGACAGCTCTGTGGGGGAGCGGGCTTTATTTGGCGGGGGCGCTGGGTTGAGAAGGCTTCTGTTGTGCTGCGGGGATTGTTGACATCACTTTGAGGAGGTGCTCGTCGGCGGCTTTGTTGAGGGAGCGGGATTTCTCGAATTCGGCGTTGGCCTCGGCGGTGCGGCCCATGGTGCGATAGAGGCGCGCGAGGCGGTAGTGGGCGTTGACGTCGTTGGGCGCGAGACGGATGGCCTGCTGGAATTCCTTCACTGCTTCAGGATTGCGGTCGCGCGCGGCGTAGACGATGCCGAGATCGCGATGGGCCATAGCGTTATCGGCATGCTGGCTGACGAGCTTTTCGAGGAGCGGCAGGGCGTCGTCAATCTTATCGAGTTGGATGTTGCTGTCGGCGAGATAGAGCATGGCCTGGAGGTGGCCGGGATCGTTGTCGAGCTCGGATTGAAACTGCTGCGCGGCTTCAGCGCACTGGCCCTTGGTCCAGAGAAGATAGCCGAGGCCGAAGTGGACGTTGGGCTCCTTGGGGTTGACGGCGATGGCGGCGCGGAACTCGCGCTGCGCGCCGATGGGGTCTTTCATCTCGTCGAGGGCTTCGCCGACGAGCATGTCGGCTTCGGCGGATTCGGCATTGAGGGCGACGATCTTGTGGAAGGTGTCGAGGACGCACGGGTACTCGTGCGCGTAGAGGCAAGCGTGCGCGAGCGTGAGGAGAAGGGTGAGGTTCTGTGGGTCGCGCTCGGCGGACTTCTGCAGAAAGGGCGTGGCGGCCTGGTATTCGCCGAGACCGTAGTGGGACATGCCGGTGAGCAGGGTGAGACGGTCGTCGCCGGGATTGGCCTTGAGCAGGGGCGCGAAGGTGTCGATGGCCTGGCGGTAGTCGCCGTTCTTGAAGTAGGCGAGGCCGAGGTTGGGGCGAAGGCCCTGCATGGCGGGCGCGAGCTTCATGGCCTTGCGATAGTGCTCGATGGCGCCGGAGTAGTTTTCCTGGCGGGCTTCAAGAAGGCCGAGATGCGCGAAGGCTTCGGCGTCGGTGGGATGGGCTGTGGTCCACGCGCGCCAGGCGGCTTCTGCTTCTGCCGCTTTGCCCTGCTGTTCGAGTTGGATCGCATTCTGACGCTGATCGGATTGCGCGGAGAGGGGCGCGGCGCAGGCGAGAACGGCGGCGAGGTAAAGCGAGGAGATGGGCGGGAGAGTGCGATTCACGAGAGGCTCAGGTTGTATTTTCTCGCGAATGAGGATGCGTCGGCAATTGTGTCTTCTATAAGGGGAGTGCAGGAACGTATCTTGATCAGAAGCGTGAAACGATGAAGTGTTGGGCCATCAGGCAGCTTGTCGAAGGGACATCGATCAGGGATCGCGGTGTCAGAACCATCCCTCGGCGGCTAAAGCCGCTCTGCATATCGAGCATATGGACGGCACGGCTGAAGAGTGCTGCTGGTGAACTACTGCTGAATGCTCGAAATCATCCCTCAGGGGCTAAAGCCCCGTGCTTATCATTGGCTTTTTCGGCACGGCTGAAGCCGTGCCCCTTCAAGACAGCGGCCCTGCGGAGTCTTCAGCAAGCCATAAAGTGGTGCCCCTTCAAAACAGTGATTTCGTCGCAGTCTCATCAGCCAGGTGTGAAGCTGCGTCCCTTCAAAACTCGCCTCAAATTGGGAGTCCGGCTTGATGGCTCCGGAGGATCACGACACTTATATACCGCGGCGAGGGAGAGCGCATGGGCCTGAACAAGGCTGACCTTCTGGTGGTGCTCGGCTACCTGGTTGCGGTGACGCTGTTCGGGCTGCGATTTCGTGCGAAGGAACGTTCGCTGCGCGGATATTTTCTGGCGGACAACAGGATTCCGTGGTGGGCGATTGCGATTTCGATTGTGGCGGCGGAGACCAGCACGCTCACGATCATCAGCCTGCCGGGGCTGGCATACGCGCAGGACTTCAGGATTCTGCAACTGGCGATGGGCTACGTGGTGGGGCGCGTTGCGGTTGCCGTGTTGCTGATTCCGCATTATTTTCGCGGCGAGCTGGTGACGGCTTATGAGCTGATTGCGCGGCGGTTCGGCGAGCGGCTGCGCTGGATGACGGCGGGAGTGTTTCTGCTGACGAGGGCCGCGGCCGAAGGGGTGCGGGTGTTTGCGGTGGCCATGGTGGTGCGGATCGCGCTGGGGCCGGTGCTTGGGGGCACGAGCGATTTCGGGCGCGACGCGGCGGCGATTGGGATTGTGACGGTGCTGACGCTGGTGTACACGTTTGAAGGCGGGATGGCAGCGGTGATTTGGACGGACGTTGTGCAACTGTCGCTGTATGTGGCTGGGGCGGTTGTGACGATTGTGGTGATTGCGCACGCGGTGCCGGGAGGGTGGACGCACATTGCTGCGGTTGCGGGGGACGCGGGGCGGTTCAGGGTTTTCGACTGGTCGGCGAATCTGAAGGTGCCTTATACGATTTGGTCGGGCGTGATTGGCGGAGCGTTTTTGACCACGGCGAGCCATGGGACTGATCAGTTGATTGTGCAGCGCTTGCTGGCGGCGCGGAATGCGAGGCAATCGAAGACGGCGATTGTGGCGAGCGGCTTTGCGGTGCTTGTGCTGTTTGCGCTGTTTCTGACGATTGGCGCGATGCTGTTCGTGTTCTACAGAGATGTTTCGCCGGGGGTGGCGTTCGCGCGAACCGATGCGATTTTTCCGACGTTTATTGCGACGCGTATGCCGCACCTGGTGGCGGGGTTGATGATTGCGGCGATTCTGGCGGCGGCGATGTCGAACCTGAGCGCGGCGCTGAATTCCCTTTCTTCCACAAGCGTTGTGGATTTCTATGCGCGCTTTCTTCCGCAGTCGAGCGAGGAGAGGCGGGTGAGGTTTTCGCGGGCGGCTACGGGGTGCTGGGCGCTGGTTCTGTTCGCGCTGGCTCTGCTGGCGCGGCGTGGCGGGACGGTGATTGAGATGGGGCTTTCGATTGCGTCGGTGACGTATGGGTCGCTGCTGGGGGTGTTCCTGCTGGGGGTTTTGACGCGGAGAGCCACGGAGCGGGGCGCGATGGTGGGGATGCTGTGCGGTGTGGCGTTCAATGTGTATTGCTGGGTGTTCACGAAGATTCCGTTTACGTGGTGGGTGGTGTTCGGTTCGGCGGTTACGTTCGGAATTGGTTATGCGGCCAGCAGGCCGGCTGCGGCCAGCAGGCCGGCTGCGGCCAGCGGGCCGCCTGCAGCGAGTTGGATGGAGAAGGAAGCGCAGTGACGCGGGGGTAAGCGAGGGGTGATGAGACGGGTATCGATACATAGGCTGATTTGCATTGGGCTCGGATTGTTTTTGATTGCTGCGACGCTGCGTGCGCAGGAGGCGGGCTCCGGTGAGAAGGGCTCTGCGCGCTTGGCAGCGGTGCTCGATCCACTGATGGAGAAGGCGGTCGCGGATGGGAATATGCCGGGGGGCGTGCTGCTGGTGGGGCACAACGGGCGCGTGGTGTACCGGAAGGCGTTCGGAATGCGATCGCTGGAGCCGGCGCGCGAGCCGATGACGGTGGATACGATCTTCGACATGGCGTCGCTGACGAAGTGCGTGGCGACGACGATGTCCGTGATGAAGCTGATGGAGGAAGGGCGCGTGCGGCTGAATGATCCTGTGGCTGCGTATCTGCCGGAGTTTGGGCAGAACGGAAAGCAGGACATCACGATTCGTGAGTTGATGACGCACTATTCGGGGCTGGCTCCGGATCTCGATCTCACTGCGCCGTGGTCGGGGCGCGATACGGCGTTTGGGATGGCGATGAACCAGAGGCCGGTGAACCCGCCGGGCACGCGGTTTGTGTACAGCGATATCAATTTCGAGACGCTGGGATTTGTGGTGGAGAAGGTGAGCGGGATGCCGCTGAACGAGTTTGCGGCGAAGAACATCTTTGAGCCGCTGGGCATGAAGCATACGCGGTTTCTTCCGCCGGATGCGTGGCGGCCAATGATTGCGCCGACGCAGTATGACGAGCAGAACCGGATGCTGCGCGGAGTGGTGCACGATCCGACGGCGCGGCGGATGGGCGGGGTTGCGGGGCATGCGGGATTGTTCTCGACGGCGGACGATCTGGCGATCTTTGCGCAGGCTTTGCTGACGGGCGAGAAGGTGCTGAGCCGCGAGGCGGTGGAGAAGATGTCAACGCCGCAGACGGCAGCGAATGCGGCGAGCGTGCGCGGGCTGGGGTGGGATATTGATTCGCCGTTTGCGAGCAATCGCGGGGAGTTGCTGCCGGTGGGGTCGTTCGGGCACACGGGATTTACGGGCACGTCGCTGTGGATCGATCCGGTGACGGACACGTACGTGATTCTGTTGACGAACGCGGTGCATCCGCGCGGAGGGCGGTCGGTGGTATCGCTGCGTACCCGCATTGCGACGGCGGTGGTGGATGGGCTTGAGCTGACCGTGACGGAGCAGGAGAAGATGCGGCTGGCGCGGATCACGGGCTATAACGAGTCGCTGATGGCGGCGCACAGGATCGAGTCGCGCAATGGGCAGGTGAAGAACGGGATCGATGTGCTGGAGGAGCACGGGTTCGGCGAGTTGCATGCCGACGCGGCGCATCCGGTGAAGGTGGGGCTGATTACGAATCACACCGGTGTGGACGGGCGTGGGCTGCGCACGATTGATGTGCTGGCGAAAGCGCCGGGGATCAAGCTGGCGGCGATCTTCAGCCCGGAGCATGGGATCACGGGCACGGCGGATACGACGGATATTGCGAATGGGCGCGATGCCGCGACGGGCGTGCCTGTCTATAGCGTGTATGGTGACACGGATGCGAAGCGCAGGCCGGATGCGACGGTGGTGGCGGGGCTGGATGTGCTGGTGTTCGATATCCAGGACGTGGGCGTGCGGTTCTATACGTACGAGACGACGCTGGGGTATTTCCTGGAGGCTGCGGCAAAGGCGGGCAAGGAGCTGGTGGTGCTCGATCGCCCGAATCCGGTGAACGGGGCGTTTGTGCAGGGGCCGGTGGCCGATGGGGATCGCGAGTCGTTTGTGAGCTACTGGCGCACGCCGGTGCGGCACGGGATGACGATGGGCGAGCTGGCGCGGATGTTCAATGCGGAGCGCGCCATTGGCGCGAAGCTGACGGTGGTGCCGATGGAAGGGTGGATGCGCGGCGACTGGTTCGACTCGACGGGCGAGGTGTGGATCAATCCTTCACCGAATATGCGGAGTTTGAATGAGGCCATGCTCTATCCGGGGATTGGGATGATTGAGGGGACGAATGTTTCGGTGGGACGCGGGACGGATACGCCGTTTGAGGTTGTGGGAGCTCCGTGGATCAAGGCGGCGGAGTTTGCCGCTTATCTGAATGCGCGGGCGATCGCGGGGGTGCGGTTTGTTCCGGTCGAGTTTACGCCGGCGAGTTCGGTGTACAGCGGGCAGAAATGTGGCGGAGTGAATCTGGTGATCACGGATCGCAATGCGCTGGATGCGCCGGAGCTTGGGCTGGAGATTGCGTCGGCGCTCGGAAAGCTTTATCCGAAGCAGTATCAGGTGAAGGAACTTGATCGGCTGATGGTGAGCAAGGTGAGCATGGATGCGCTGGGGTTGGGTGAGGATCCGCGGCGGATTGCGGAAGGATGGCGCGAGGGGATCGAGAGGTTTGAGGCGGTGCGGGGGAAGTATTTGATTTATTAGATCAGTAGTCAGTAGTCAGTAGTCAGTAGTCAGTGGTCAGTGGTCGGGGGAGTTCGCGGGCTTGCAGCTCACGCCTGGCGGGGGAGCAGCAGATTCCCTTCGGGAATAATGGAAAGAAAAGCAAGAACAGCAACAACAAAAAGCAAAAGCGCCTTAGAAGAAGGTCTGGACGAGGTCTACGACGTTGTAGTTCGCGTCGAGTATGGGGAGGGTGCGCCACTTGTCGAAGGTGAGGCAGGGGTGGCAGATGTCGAAGGCGAGCATGTCGCCGATGTGGAGGTCGTCGCCGGGGGCGATCTCGAGGTAGGCGTGCTGGTCCATCAGCTTGGTGATGGTCCAGTGGGCAGGTGTGGCTGAGGGCGCGTTTGCGGCTGCGTTTGCGCTGGGGCGGTATTGGAGGGCGGGAACGGGGAGGCCGGAGTCGAAGGCGGCGTCGCGGCGGCCCATGCCGATGATGGCGCGGGTTGGCTCGGGAATGGATTGCACGTAGGCCCAGATGTGGAGCGCGGTTTCAAGGGTCGTGTTCATCTGGTGCGCGACAGGGTTGTTCTGCCGCATGCGCTGGTGGGCGCGGCGGTAAGAGCCGACGTCGTGGGTGAGATAGCAGCCGGGACGGAGGACGATTTCAACGGGCGCGCTGAAGCGGGCTGCGGTGAACTCCTCGGCGACGATGTCGAACCAAGCTGAGCCGGCGCCCGTGAGGATGGGTTTCTGTGCGAAACGCTTTTCGGCGATCAGTTGGTTGGTGACGGAGCAGGCGCGCTGAAGGAATTGGCGGATGGCGGGTTCGTTGTCAAGGACGCCCTCGTAGACTTCGATGCCACAGAGGCGGACGGCATCGGGCCAGCGATCAAGGGCGGTGAGGACGGACAGGAGTTGCTGCTCGTCGCGTACGCCGGCGCGGCCGTTGGGGACGCCGAGTTCGATGAGGACATTCAGTTGCTGCGACTGGGAG from the Occallatibacter riparius genome contains:
- a CDS encoding tetratricopeptide repeat protein; the protein is MNRTLPPISSLYLAAVLACAAPLSAQSDQRQNAIQLEQQGKAAEAEAAWRAWTTAHPTDAEAFAHLGLLEARQENYSGAIEHYRKAMKLAPAMQGLRPNLGLAYFKNGDYRQAIDTFAPLLKANPGDDRLTLLTGMSHYGLGEYQAATPFLQKSAERDPQNLTLLLTLAHACLYAHEYPCVLDTFHKIVALNAESAEADMLVGEALDEMKDPIGAQREFRAAIAVNPKEPNVHFGLGYLLWTKGQCAEAAQQFQSELDNDPGHLQAMLYLADSNIQLDKIDDALPLLEKLVSQHADNAMAHRDLGIVYAARDRNPEAVKEFQQAIRLAPNDVNAHYRLARLYRTMGRTAEANAEFEKSRSLNKAADEHLLKVMSTIPAAQQKPSQPSAPAK
- a CDS encoding amino acid deaminase, with translation MPPQDPRFDTISPLNKGLGPMDHALRATDIPSLNWNLLREDLSLPSAVLYRDKLLHNQQWMRHFIDAYGVKLAPHGKTTMAPQLFQLQLDGGAWGITLATAHQTLVAHAHGVRRVLMANQLIGRPNMAIIANLLRDPAFEFYCLVDSADQVNQLGEYFRSQSQQLNVLIELGVPNGRAGVRDEQQLLSVLTALDRWPDAVRLCGIEVYEGVLDNEPAIRQFLQRACSVTNQLIAEKRFAQKPILTGAGSAWFDIVAEEFTAARFSAPVEIVLRPGCYLTHDVGSYRRAHQRMRQNNPVAHQMNTTLETALHIWAYVQSIPEPTRAIIGMGRRDAAFDSGLPVPALQYRPSANAAANAPSATPAHWTITKLMDQHAYLEIAPGDDLHIGDMLAFDICHPCLTFDKWRTLPILDANYNVVDLVQTFF
- a CDS encoding sodium:solute symporter, with the translated sequence MGLNKADLLVVLGYLVAVTLFGLRFRAKERSLRGYFLADNRIPWWAIAISIVAAETSTLTIISLPGLAYAQDFRILQLAMGYVVGRVAVAVLLIPHYFRGELVTAYELIARRFGERLRWMTAGVFLLTRAAAEGVRVFAVAMVVRIALGPVLGGTSDFGRDAAAIGIVTVLTLVYTFEGGMAAVIWTDVVQLSLYVAGAVVTIVVIAHAVPGGWTHIAAVAGDAGRFRVFDWSANLKVPYTIWSGVIGGAFLTTASHGTDQLIVQRLLAARNARQSKTAIVASGFAVLVLFALFLTIGAMLFVFYRDVSPGVAFARTDAIFPTFIATRMPHLVAGLMIAAILAAAMSNLSAALNSLSSTSVVDFYARFLPQSSEERRVRFSRAATGCWALVLFALALLARRGGTVIEMGLSIASVTYGSLLGVFLLGVLTRRATERGAMVGMLCGVAFNVYCWVFTKIPFTWWVVFGSAVTFGIGYAASRPAAASRPAAASGPPAASWMEKEAQ
- a CDS encoding IS110 family RNA-guided transposase is translated as MTQMVCGVDVASESLEVRIGQQGAAGSFPNTPEGIMALGAFCQAHQVEMVAMEATGGYEQLAFAQLSEQGLAVAIVNPRAVRQFAQSMGSLEKTDRIDAAMIAWYAEVKKPQPACLTPPGQQQLRALVTRLRQLTDVRTAQRNQQRLVTDRAVQVSFAKLLAFVARQIRDLEQRIARLIEQDPLWRELNQAFRTIKGVADRTVARLMAEMPEIGLLSNKTVSKLAGLAPLANDSGKQQGKRAVRGGRAAVRDILYLVAGVAGRFEPDFTAFQQRLRAAGKPPKVVRIALAHKLLVRLNAKAREVRCRLALQTTSSRACA
- a CDS encoding exo-beta-N-acetylmuramidase NamZ domain-containing protein, translated to MFLIAATLRAQEAGSGEKGSARLAAVLDPLMEKAVADGNMPGGVLLVGHNGRVVYRKAFGMRSLEPAREPMTVDTIFDMASLTKCVATTMSVMKLMEEGRVRLNDPVAAYLPEFGQNGKQDITIRELMTHYSGLAPDLDLTAPWSGRDTAFGMAMNQRPVNPPGTRFVYSDINFETLGFVVEKVSGMPLNEFAAKNIFEPLGMKHTRFLPPDAWRPMIAPTQYDEQNRMLRGVVHDPTARRMGGVAGHAGLFSTADDLAIFAQALLTGEKVLSREAVEKMSTPQTAANAASVRGLGWDIDSPFASNRGELLPVGSFGHTGFTGTSLWIDPVTDTYVILLTNAVHPRGGRSVVSLRTRIATAVVDGLELTVTEQEKMRLARITGYNESLMAAHRIESRNGQVKNGIDVLEEHGFGELHADAAHPVKVGLITNHTGVDGRGLRTIDVLAKAPGIKLAAIFSPEHGITGTADTTDIANGRDAATGVPVYSVYGDTDAKRRPDATVVAGLDVLVFDIQDVGVRFYTYETTLGYFLEAAAKAGKELVVLDRPNPVNGAFVQGPVADGDRESFVSYWRTPVRHGMTMGELARMFNAERAIGAKLTVVPMEGWMRGDWFDSTGEVWINPSPNMRSLNEAMLYPGIGMIEGTNVSVGRGTDTPFEVVGAPWIKAAEFAAYLNARAIAGVRFVPVEFTPASSVYSGQKCGGVNLVITDRNALDAPELGLEIASALGKLYPKQYQVKELDRLMVSKVSMDALGLGEDPRRIAEGWREGIERFEAVRGKYLIY
- a CDS encoding DUF5597 domain-containing protein, whose protein sequence is MAVEEDQITDLRLTFSQFESVVTFGTPRPSYGGLFGSGNKNRTGRAMVAELGPDEFLICGFDALINFRPNRGSELRKAQFLSAEEGEFVDGKWQSRRLINGDETFFGISFPSEGKWVKVKLKAY
- a CDS encoding beta-galactosidase, with the protein product MPRVEKTAAGSYQLLVDGHPYLILGAQVRNSSGWPGELDRAWPLYKQLHANTAEIPVYWEVIEPQPGHFDFTSVDRILAGARQNNLHVILLWFATWKNGEMDYAPQWVKEDTTRYPRMRNRAGEQIRVLAPIAEATRNADARAFAALMHHLKEVDSDQHTVLMMQVENEPGSLESDRDYSAEANKLFAAPVPEKITQALKKKSGNWTEAFGPEEAPEAFQAYYISAYINAVAAAGKVEYPLPMYVNTWLRERKNFERPGEAYPSGGATSNVLDLWKANTPSLDAIAPDNYVLDYSGYRDILHKYGRPDNPLFVPETIFGPMAARYFFYALEAHSLSFAPFGIDAQVPPEYGIKQEELFSGLAADFHLIAAAVSEIAELQQKNAIKWPSKKTRSPTSDSLSVSLNP